A region of the Roseofilum reptotaenium CS-1145 genome:
CCGGCTGGTAATGGGCCGTTTGGCTTGGTAGTACGCTCTACGAATACTGGAGGTAGAGTATCAGAAGAAGCAACGATTAATGTCTATACCACTGTGGGCACAGCCAGCACCGATCCAATCCTCCGCAATGGTCAGAATAATAGCTTCCCTACAACCGGCAATGTATCGGGTCAAGATACGATTATTGTTGCCCCCGGTAAATATGATGAAGCTAGCTTAAGTGTTGCTCAGAATACTACCCTGCGATTTACCATTCCTCCCGATGCTACAGGAGCAGGCGTTGCCCGATTAACTGCAGCAGCGGTGCCTACTCCTATTACGGGGAGTTTGGTTGCCGGTACAACCCTATCGGAAAACTTCCGAGGGAATAGCTCGAGTGACTTGTTCTTTGGAGGACAGGGGGCCGATACCCTGAATGGAGTATCTGGGCAAGATTATTATGTGTATACTGCCCTGAATGAAGGAGCAGATGTTATTCAAGGCTTTGGCAATAGTAGTGTGATTTTGGTCAATGCTCAAACCTTTGGTGCAGGTCTAACAGCCGGACAATTGTCTGAAGGACAGTTATTCTTGTCTAATTCTCTCTTTAATCCGGCTAGTCCTCCGAGTGCTTATCAGAATGCTGCCAATGGTGACCAGTTGCGCTTTATTTACGATTCCCAAGGCAACTTGTTCTTTGATGCTAATGGCTCGGCGGCTGGCGGTATCGCAAATAATCAACCTCTAGCTGTTCTGACTGCTCCCGGTCGTCCCTCGGTGAGTAACTTTAGTAATGCTAATATTTTTGTCTATTAGACCTCTTGTATAATTGTGCAGAAAATAAATGGCAATGGAGTAATCCTGCATTCTTACTCCTATTCCCTATTCCCTCACCTTCTGCAAGAAGTCTATTGACGCAATTGGGTAATTGGTAATGGGGGATCTTGCTGATCTCCTGATCTCCCCATCGGCCTATCCCCTAAAAATGGTATCCTGTGATACAATTTTGGAATGATTTGTGAAGAAAATCCTGAAATCCATAGAAATTAAAGGTTTGGCCGATCCATATGGGGATGACAGAGATTAGAATAATCCAGTGAAACTCCGAAATAATGGGAGTTTCAGAGTTTAATCTGAAAAGGAGATGCAAAATGAATAAAGGTGAATTGGTCGATAAGGTGTCTGAAAAGGCTTCAGTGACCAAAAAACAAGCGGATGCAGTGTTGAGTGCTGCCCTCGAAGCGATTATGGAAGCGGTGTCTGAAGGTGACAAAGTGACCTTGGTTGGTTTTGGGTCGTTTGAGTCGCGGGAGCGGAAAGCACGAGAAGGACGCAATCCTAAAACTGGAGATAAAATGGAAATCCCAGCCACTAAAGTTCCTGCGTTTTCGGCGGGTAAGCTGTTTAAGGAAAGAGTAGCTCCTCCGAAAGACGAGTAAGTTTCCGATTTATTCCATTAAGTCAGTGTCTTTCCAACGTCCGGTTCATGGAGGAAATGTTGTTTGGGCAGCCTCAATTGCAGGCTGTTCACCCGATCGCCTTCTGGATTTTTCCGCTAGTATCAATCCGTTAGGCCCTCCACAATCGGCGATCGCCGCAATTACAACCCATTTACATCGGATTACCCTGTACCCAGATCCCCAGTATTCCCAGCTACGGGAACATCTGGGGCGATTTCATCAACTGTCCCCAGAGTTCATTTGGCCAGGGAATGGGGCGGCAGAATTACTGACTTGGATTGCTCGTCAGTTTCAAGAGTGTGGCGGTGTGACATTACTCACTCCCGCATTTCGGGACTATGAACGAGCGCTTCAAGCGTTTGGGGTTCCCATTCAACCCTATCCCCTAAATTGGTCTGGGTTAACCTCTTCCCTTCCTGATTCTGCTAACCCTGGATCGGGTTTATTACTGAATAATCCCCATAATCCGACGGGCCAATTATGGCGGCGTGAGGAGATTTTGTCGATTTTGGATCGATTTGAGTTTGTGGTGATTGATGAGGCGTTCATGGACTTCCTAGACCCCTCAGAAGACCAAAGTTTAATTCCCCTGCTCCAAGATTATCCTCATCTGGTGATTGTGCGATCGCTCACTAAGTTTTATAGTTTGCCCGGCCTGCGTCTGGGTTATGCGATCGCCCATCCAGGCTTAATTGCACAATGGCAAAACTGGCGCGATCCTTGGCCGGTGAATATCCTTGCGGAAGTAGCCGGAATTGCGGCGATCCAAGATTATGAGTTTCAACGGCAAACTTGGGACTGGTTACCCCCCACCCGCAAGTATCTTTTTGAAGGGTTGCGATCGCTGCCGGGATTCGATCCTTACCCAGGAGCGGCGAATTTCTTGTTAGTCAAGGTCGATCGGTCCGTTAAGAAGCTACAAGAGCGGTTATTAAAAGAACACCAGATCCTGATCCGAGACTGTGCGAGTTTTCCTGAACTGGGCGATCTCTATTTCCGGATTGCTATCCGTTCGTCCTCTGATAATCAACGCTTACTTGATGCTCTTGGCAATTAACTCAACTCTTGATTAACTCATATCAATTAAGCAATCAATTAAACAAAAGAACCCTGAGCACTGTATCATTCCAGTTTATTAACTCTCGACTGTTGGGCTAAAATGCCGTATTTGGGAGCAAACACCATAGCTAGAATAAAGAAGAGGGTCAACAGTACTACGATCGCTCCTCCTGTGGAGATATCCAGATGATAACTGAAATAGGTTCCTAGGATGCACGATAGCACACTGCTAGTAATGGAGAGTCCCATCATCCGATCGAAGCGATCGGTCAGTAAATAGGCTATTGCTCCTGGAGTCACGAGCATAGCAATCACCAGAATAATACCCGCCGTTTGCAAAGCGGTGACAATGGTTAGAGCCAAAACTGACAACAAGGTATAATACATCAATTGAATATTCAACCCGATCGCCTTAGCATGATTGGGATCGAAACAGAACAGCAATAAATCCTTACGTCGCAACAGAATCACCAGTAACGTGATTGTCCCTGCAATCAGGGTTTGAATAATATCACTGTCAGAAATGCCCAACACATTGCCAAACAGGATATGAAACAAATCCACATTACTGGGAATTTTGGTAATCAACACAATTCCAAAGGCAAAAAAACCGGTAAAAACTACGCCAATTACCGCATCTTCTTTTAACCGAGTTTTCGATTGCACATACCCTATCGCCACCGTTGCGCCAAATCCAAACAAGAATGCTCCCACTGCAAACGGAATATTCAGAGCATAGGCAACAACCACCCCAGGAACCACCGCATGGGAAACCGCATCCCCCATCAGCGACCAGCCTTTGAGGGTAATATAACAGGAGAGTACAGCACAAACTAAACCGACAAAGGCACTCACCCACAACGCTCGGACTAAAAATCCATATTCTAGGGGTTCAAGGAGCCAATTTAAAACTGCTAGGGAATAGGGAATAGGGAATAGGGAATAGGGAATAGTCAAGAATCAGCCTCAAAATTTGGGGATAGGGAGCGTAAACTTTGCACGGGTAAACGATTATCCAATACAATCACTTTACCGTCTTGGGCGAGCACGAGCGCCAAAAATGGCCATGATTTCATCTTGACGCTGCCATGATCAACAAATCGAATGGCAGTGTCAAGATGAAAGAGGTTAGTGCAGCACCATTTCAGATCCTATTTTATCCGGCCGGCGTGCGTTTTCGCGTCTTGCGTAGAGCTGGAATTGCCCACAGAATCAATCCGGTTACTGAAAGTATAATCGTCGTCATGCCCAGAATTGTTCCAGATGTTTTTCGCATTGACTCGTTGATAATTTCTCCTGTATGGACATGCTCAATCCAATCTGCCCATCGATAACTTTGGCTCAGAACCTCACCCGTTTGAGCGTCAAGTTGCACCTCTAGGGGGATATGCCCTTTTGCACGAACCTTGTACGTCCCTTTATTGAGCCGGATATCAATCCTGTTAATATCATCTGGCGTTTGAAATTCTGGCAAATTGAGTAACATCACCTTCTCAACCGCCTCAGACAGTGGCATCATCGTTTCTATACTGCCCTCTGTCCCCCTAGCAGTTGATGCTTGCATCCAGTCATAAGCACCTTTATAAGAGAGGAAAATGCCTGTTACTGCTAGCGAAATCAGAAAAATACACAGTGCAACTCCCAAGTACTTATGAATATTAAGGCTCCACTTCATCAGCTTTCTTTTGAATGATGACATACTCATCTCCTGTTCGTTATTCAGAGTGGTCAAATAGCTTTTTATCTATACTTTGCACGCCTACAGCCCCAACAAGAGTCAGTGAGCTAAATGGATGATCTTATTAAGACTATTTCGCATATAGATAAAAGAGCCTAGAGGCAATTATCGATAGCTACAGTGGAGTTAGTGCCTATACTCCCTTTCACTAATCAGAATAAATTGCAATTAGAAGAGTAGAGTTGACTTTACTGAAATAGAGGTTAACTTAACTATTTCTTAATTATGCACTTAAGGATATAGCAAAAAAGTATACCGCCTCACCAAAGACTTGAGGGCTAATATGAAATTCTTAGATGTTTGCTACATGATGACTGATACCATTTCTCTATGATGATGCGCTTTAACAAGGGGCTTGGGGGCCCCTTGTCTCTCAGGAATCGATTAGTTGCAAGATTAAAGAGCAATGGTATGACACGGAGACGCGAAGATTGCTGTGTAGCACGAATAAATACGACCAACCTCACTGGGCACAGACAACCTTTGAACTTTGGCAGAATCTCGGAAAGTGACAAGTGACAAAGGAGGGATGGTCAAGAATCGATCTCAAAATTTGGGGACAAAGAGTGTAAACTTTGTACGGGTAAACCGCCAAACGTCATCGCTAGGTTCTCTTGGGTAAAGGTTTCTGCTGTGGTTCCAGATGCCAGAATCGTCTGATTAATTAAAATTGTGTGATCGCAGAATGTGGAAATCGAGGCTAGATCGTGGGTAGAGACCAGAATTGTGTATCCTTCATTGCGCAACTGCATCAGCAAATCAACGATTCGCTTCTCCGTTTTCACATCCACCCCGGTAAAGGGTTCGTCCAATAAAATCACTTTACCGTCTTGAGAGAGCGATCGCGCCAAAAAAGCCCGTTTCTTTTGTCCTCCTGAGAGTTCCCCAATTTGCCGATTCCGAAACTCTACCATTCCCACCCGCTCTAAACTTTCCATCACCAAACGTCGATCTTTCGCGCTCGGAATTCGCAGCATATTCATATAGCCATAGCGTCCCATCATCACCACATCAAAGACGCTGACCGGAAAATTCCAATCCACCTCATCCGACTGGGGAACATACGCCATTAACTGCCGCTTTTGAGCCATTTCCACCCGCATACCACCCACCCGAATTTGTCCTTGCTTTGGGGGTAAAAAGCCCATAATTGATTTAAATAATGTCGATTTTCCACCTCCATTGGGCCCCACTAAGGCGGTAATCGTTCCGGGTTCCACCGTACAGTTGGCATTATAAATAGCCAACCGAGCATTACTGTAAGTAACACTCAGATTATTAACGGTTATATTAAGCGGTTCAGTCAAAGATGACATCGTTTTCTCCAGTGGGTAATTATGGAATTTTCAATGGATTGATTTAAGATTGCTCTCCCACAAGAGAGAGAAGGAAGGCAACTATAACAATCCATTCGTAATCAGTTGCACATCATATTCGAGCAACTCTAAAAATGTGGGGACAGGCCCCTCTGCTGTAGACAAGGAATCAACATAAAGATTGCCACCAAACGTTGCGCCTGTGGTTTCCGCCACTTGCTTTTGTCCTTTATCATTCACCGTCGTTTCACAAAAAATTGCGGGAATTTGCTTACTTTTCACTTGATCGATCACCCCTTTAACTTGTTTGGGCGTAAACTGTTGCTCGGAATTAATCGGCCAGATATAAATTTCATTCATCCCGTAATCTCGCGCCAGATAAGAAAAAGCGCCTTCACAGGTAACTAAGTAACGTTGATTTTCGGGAACTTTTTGTATGGCTTCGCGCAGTTTTTGGTCAATAGCTTTGAGCTTTGCACTATAAGCTGCTGCATTGGTGTTATAGGTTTCGGCGTTTTCTGGATCGAGGGTAACAAACGCTTGGCGGATATTTTCCACATAAATTAGGGCATTTTGGGGAGACATCCAGGCATGGGGATTGGGTTTTTCAGTGTAGGGGCCTTCAGCAATGGGAATGGGTTCAATGCCTTCAGTTAAGAGGACAGAGGGCACATTTTCCAGGTTGCCTAAAAATTGCTCAAACCACCGCTCTAGATTCATGCCGTTATATAAAATCAGGTCAGCATCTTGTGCTTTGGTGAGATCGCTGGGAGTGGGTTCGTAACCGTGAATTTCTGCACCGATGCGGGTAATGGACTCGACAGTTAGTTGATCCCCGGCAACGTTTTGGGCAATATCAGCAAGAACGCTAAAGGTGGTGAGGACTTTCTTTTTATTTTCGGTTTCTCCAATGGTAGAGCTTGGATTTTCAGGCGTTGGGTCTAAGGTTGTATCGCTCTCTATACCTGCACAGCTTGTCAGACCTAGGGTGAGGACTAAACTGGCGATCGCCATTAAGGTGGATGGATAGGAGTAAGGCATCGAGAAATCAGCCCGGTTAATTTCATAATTGTTTCATCTTTCATATTTATATCATAATTGGCTCGATGTGTATTTAAAAAATTTGTAGGGGCGAAAACTTTTTCGCCCCTACAGGAATATTGGGATGGGGGTTGAATTAGCCTTTGAGCTTGCGACGCAAGAGTCCGCCACCAATACCACCAACAAGAGTCGCCCCTACAACCCCAGCGAGAATGTAACGATTGGCGATACGGTTACGGTTGTGGGTATGGTAAGGATGTCCCTCAAGATAGCTGATATTCTCTGATTCAATCCCTTCGCCGCTCACGGGAACGATAATGTTATCCCAATGACCGCCTTCTCCAATTTCTACAGACCACTCACCGGGAATGGAGGGATCGGGTTGGAGGACAAATTCACCATTCTCATCTGTTGTGGTTTCGAGCCAAGGTGTGGTGGGGTCGTTGGGAGCGTAAACGACGACAGGGGCACCTTCAAAGGCTTCACCGGTACTAAACATCGATTGGATTTCCAGGCGATCGGACATAGACTGGAAATCTGTTTCTACGGAGTGGGCAAGGGCAACTTTGGGTAAGCTCACGATGCTCAGTAGCACGGCAGATAGGGTAAGGAAGGATTTCATTACGATACTCTCCTGTTGGTTCTGAGGATTTTAGTCAATCTTAAAAGCAAATCACTGGCATTGGGCACATAGATACTGCTTATTGCCCATAGACTAATTCTTCGTAACATGGCTCGGTCAATCAGGATCTGATCTCCATTAAACATGGGGTGAGGTTGTGGAATGGGAGCGTCTTGAGCGCTGGAGGCGAAAAGCGAGCAAGATGTTTGCACAACTGGCTTTACCTCATTTTTTTCCCGATCGCCCCTTTTTCTTTCCATCTTGTGATTAACATCACCCAAAATATTCTGTCAAGTCACGGCAATATTTCTTTACAATTTGTTATATTAGTTTACAACAACGAGAAACACAGAGGTCAACCTGATGTACACAACGGTCAATCCTGAAGGACAGCTCAATAACTACGCTAACGAGCCTCAAATGTACTATGCAGACTTCCCCAGTCAAGAACAGCAGCAACGCTATATGCTCCAAGGGGTAATCTCTATCCTCCTCACCACCGCTTTGATCCTCACTGGAATTGCTGTGAGCTAACTCTCTTCTCTCCTCTCTATAAAAACGCTAGTCGGGCCGCTTAGTTAACTCCTAGGTGGCTTTTCTTTTTATGAGGCAATCGGTCTTAGGTTAGCAAAGCCGATCGCACTCAGGAAAAATCCCAATTGCACGATGACAATACTGGGGCCGGAGGGCAAGTCAAATAGAGCAGAGAGGACAATTCCGCATAAAGCGGCGATCGCCCCAATAACCGCAGATAAGATCGCATAGGTGGTGAAGTTCTGAGTCATTAAGCGAGCAGAACAGGCAGGAATGACAATAAAAGCGCTCACCAATAACACCCCGATCGCCTTGATCGCGACACCAACAACAAGGGAAAGCAGCACGACGAAGGCGGTACGATGGGTTTCTACCGATACACCACGGGCGATCGCCATCGGTTCATGAAGTGTCAACATCATCTGAGTGCGCAACGTTGAGGCAATAAATCCAATACAAACCAATAATAGGAGTGTGCTAATGATTAGATCGAAGGTTTGTAGAGCTAAAATATCCCCAAAAAGTAAGTGATTGATCCCTCCTTTGTATTCCCCTATCAGACTGAGAGTAATAATGGCAAAGGCTAAGGAGGAGGAATAAACAATATTGAGGACAGCATCTGTCCACAGTTGGGTGCGCTCTAGAAAGGTATTGACCACCAGGGCAAAGATCACTGCAAAGGGAAGAATGACCCATGAAGGATTCAGACCTAATAATAGCCCTAAACTTAATCCCAAGAGGGTCGAGTGTCCCAGGGCATCACTAAAAAATGAGAGTTGCCGTAAAATAGTAAAACTCCCTAACAGTCCCCCCATTGTTCCCATTAATATGCCTCCCATCAGTGCCCGTTGCATAAAGGCAAATTGGAAGAGTTCTATAGCGCGTGAGATTTCGGTTTCCATTAAATTCACAATTAACAACGTTGTAGAGCCGGTTGACAAACAATCTACGAAACTCATCCATCACTTTACGCAACCCGCCCTCATCCCCTAACTCCTAGCCATTTTTAATGTTTAATTGATCTTAGGATCGACAGGAATGATGATAACGAGTAAAGGCAGAGCCGTAAGCGGCGATTAGGTTTTCCGTACTGAGGGTGCTTTCTGGTGTCCCTTGACAGAGTAAGGTACGGTTAAGACACAGGACGCGATCGCATTGTTTTTTCACCATATCCAAATCATGGGAAATCTGTAAAATTGCCCAATGATATTCTTGTTTCAGTTCTTCGAGGAGTTGATAAAATTCGGCTTCTCCTCGGATATCTAATCCCGCAGGGGCTTCATCTAAAATCAGTAATTTTCGGGGTCTAGCCAGACAATAAGCGAGTAAGATACGCTTGGTTTCTCCACCGGAAAGTTGACTAATGGGTTTGTGTTTTAAATGCCAGGCATCCACCCGCGAGAGCGCTTCTCGGACGGCTTTACGGCGTTCTCGATAGCCTGACCAGGGCAATTGAAAACCGATCCGATCCCAACCTAAGCCGACCAGTTCAGCTACCGTCATGGGCAGACGGCGATCGAAGAGAAAGTTTTGCGGTAAATAGGCGATTTGTTGACGAATTTGCGCCGGCAATTTACCTTGAGGACTCATCGATTTTCCTAATATGGAAATATGACCTGATTTTCGAGGTAAGATACCTAAAATGGCTTGAATTAGGGTGCTTTTTCCTGCTCCATTGGGGCCGATGAGGGCGGTATCTGTACCCGTGGATAAAGTAAAGGATACGTCATGCACAACTCCTGGTGTGCGATCGCGATCGACGATTAAGCCTTCAACTTCCAATACTATTTCGGTCAAGCTCGATCTCCTGGTTTCTTAAGGTTCTCTAGGCTTTTCCTTGATTAGCGGATTTTTGGACTAGGAGAGCCTGTGTAGAATGATTATCATTTTAGAGTATCACGGGAGAAAAAACAAGGCGATCGGGAGAATATAGCGTTAGACAATAGGTAATATCAAATCCTTAGATACGTGCTACAGATGGTTAACACTCCAGACACGGAGAAACGGAGACACGGGAATTGATGTGTAGCGTGATTTTTAGGATTTGATATAATAGGTAGTCTCACCCTTCTCTTGAGGAGTCCATAGTCAAAATACGAAATAATAAAAACTGCGTTTTCTGATAGGAATTAAAATTATCATCACTGACTAAAATTAAGCTGGGACTGCCATCGGCAAAATGGGGGCCAAATGTCATCCCTTCGAGGTTATCCAAGGTAATGTCCAACCGATCTAAATCTAAAACCAATTGTTTACGAATAGGTTTCAACTCTCCTAAATTGCCTTGAAGAGAGGATACATTAGAAATATCGCTGGCCGATCCAGTCACGGCTTGGAATAGTTTGGCTGTAACTACAGAGCCATTAAAAGAGCGCTCTAGGGTGAGAAAATGTCCGGGTTCATCTAAGGCTAAAATTTCTGTTAATCCTTGGGAGAGAATATCTGGTTCAGGTGTATCAAGTTCATAGAAATGTTCGGAAACTAACAGGGGTGGCCCTTCGCTGAGGAGATAATGCATCCACCGTGTTCTAGTCTTCACTAATTCTTTGGCTTCTGGATCTCGATCTTGGATTAAGGCGGATTCTGTAGCAACAAATACGCGTAAAGGTTCACCAGTTGTGGGAACGAGGCCGATGGGGTTGGTCGTTAAGGACTCAAACCCTAGGTTATTTTGTACCCCTTTTTGTTGTTCTTTTCCTGAAGTCTCAGGGATATAGCGTTGAGGAATGGGGAGCTGATTGAGCCATTGTCCCGTTTGCCGGTCATATTCAGCGATCGCCGGGGGAATCTGTTGGTCTGCAACCCCTTCACTGGCAATGAGTAGGGTTTGGTTGGGGGTGAGAGCTAACCCTTCCGGATCGAGGCTACCTTCTGCGTATGGCGTACCTTCCGGGGTTTTTAAGACAGTAACGGTTTCTACATCAATTTCAAAGGGGTCAAGACTCAGATTCAAGGTATAAAAGCGAGCGGGGCCGTAGAAACTGCGGTCATCCGAAAGAGCATAGAGGCGATCGCGTTGGCGATCGTAGGCGATCGCCGATAACCCACCCACGGTGGTTTCCTGAAACTCCTGTTTGGGTAGGGTGACTTCTCCCACCCATTCCAAAGATAAGGGCAAAAACAGCCGATCTTGGGCACTCACTTGCGGTAGACTACAACCGGTCAGCAACCCAAGCAGACAGCAACTGAAGACAAAAAGGGGAACTAAGAAGCGTTTCATTCGGGCAAAACTCATATAGCACTTTGTGCTAGGGAATAGGATTGTGGTACATGGCTTTGGGAATTCAACAGCGTACTCTATAAAAGCACAAAGTGCTGTATCAATTAACAATTATAGCGATCTTTTTTCTATTTTCTATAGCAGTGAATAAGTTGCTGAGAACGGTTAGGTTATTGTTTATAGTCAAGTATCCTAACTCTCCCGTTCCCTGCTATAACTCATCTTCTAACCCGGGTCGAGCCATAGGAGCAACCCTTAATTTACTCACATAGCGCAACATCATCGCCCCAGCAACCGCTACAATTAAGCTCATCCAACCCACTCCCTGATTCAAGAGTAAAAAGCCGCCTACAGCGAACATAGCACCAAATAAAAGCAATATGGCTGCACTGACTTTGAGTAAATCTTGGGGTAAACTTTGTGCCGGTTTCAATCCCGTGCGCGATCGCTGCCGTCGCCATCCAGGGCCGCCAGGACGCACTAACCGATAGAATTCATCTAAGGTTTGATCCGATTCTGGTGCAGTTAACAACATGGCAGCTATCCAGCAAATTCCACTAATCCCAGCCGTCACCAGTAATCGCAAGCCAAAATCTTGAATAGTTAATATCGGGACAACACTGGTGGTTAATCCTACAACAAATCCACCGACCATAGAGGCTAATTCCGCTGCGGCATTAATGCGCCACCAAAACCAGCGTAGAATCAAGACTAATCCCGGGCCTGTACCGATCGCAATCACCAATCGAAATACGGTAGCCACATCTTGGGCATAGAATGCGGCGATCGCCCCTAAAACCGTTACCATAATAGAAGACATACGACCGACTAAGACTAACTCCGACTGGGTAGATTCAGGACGAAAAAAGCGTAAATATAAATCATTGGTTAAATAGGATGCGCCCCAGTTAATGGAGGTTGAAACCGTACTCATAAACGCTGCCAGCAAGGAAGCCACCACTAATCCCAACATCGCTGGAGGTAAGAAATCTAGCATTAATTTCGGATAGCCCAACTCCCGATCTTCCAAATTGGGATAAACCACTAGAGCCACCAGAGCAACTAAAATCCAAGGCCAAGTCCGTACTACATAATGCAGAATATTGAAAAACCAGGCCGCTTTTTCCGCTTCTGCTTCATTTTTTGAGGCTAATAATCGTTGGATAAATTCGCCCCCCCCGTCACTACGACGAAACGCCCACCACTGAATCAACAAATATGCTCCAAATGTACTTAAGCTGAGACTGGCGGTTTCCGTATTCAGAGGAAGAAAGGCTAAGATATCCGTATCCGTTTGTTCTTGCACGAGGGGAATTAACTCGTAAATGCCGCCCACATGACTCACTGCGATCGCGGCAACGGCGATCGCCCCAAATAACCCGAGAAAAAACTGGAAAAAATCCGTCGCTACCACGCCCCAAAGCCCAGAAATTCCAGCATAGAATAGGACAAATAAACTCACGCCAACCACACTCCAGAGTTTAAGGTTCTCTCCCGGTTCTATGCCCAAACTTTGCCATAATTCCAGAGCATCAATCACTTTCACCATCGCCAACATTGCGTAACCAATGCCGATACAATTAATCGGAACCGCAAACAAAAAAGCCTTCACTGCTCGTAGAATGGCTGCCATCGATCCCCCATAGCGAATTTCCGTTAACTGGGCATCCGTAACCACTCCCGATCTGCGCCACATCCGCGCAAAGATATAAATCATCACCACATGAGCAATACCAAAGCTCCACCATTCCCAGTTTCCTGAAACCCCGCGACTGGCAACCACTCCAGCAATGTATAGGGGAGTATCAATAGAAAAGGTAGTCGCTGCCATACTGGTTCCGGAGAGCCACCAAGGGAGCGATCGCCCCGATACAAAAAATGCCTCTAGTCCCTCCGAGGCTTTTCCTGATAGATATAACCCTAATCCTAACGTTAAGAGCAAATACAACAGAACAATCAACCAATCAATGGCAGCCATACCCTTCCTATAACATCGGCGCTCTTATCTTACGGCTAA
Encoded here:
- a CDS encoding esterase-like activity of phytase family protein — its product is MKRFLVPLFVFSCCLLGLLTGCSLPQVSAQDRLFLPLSLEWVGEVTLPKQEFQETTVGGLSAIAYDRQRDRLYALSDDRSFYGPARFYTLNLSLDPFEIDVETVTVLKTPEGTPYAEGSLDPEGLALTPNQTLLIASEGVADQQIPPAIAEYDRQTGQWLNQLPIPQRYIPETSGKEQQKGVQNNLGFESLTTNPIGLVPTTGEPLRVFVATESALIQDRDPEAKELVKTRTRWMHYLLSEGPPLLVSEHFYELDTPEPDILSQGLTEILALDEPGHFLTLERSFNGSVVTAKLFQAVTGSASDISNVSSLQGNLGELKPIRKQLVLDLDRLDITLDNLEGMTFGPHFADGSPSLILVSDDNFNSYQKTQFLLFRILTMDSSREG
- a CDS encoding sodium:solute symporter family protein; its protein translation is MAAIDWLIVLLYLLLTLGLGLYLSGKASEGLEAFFVSGRSLPWWLSGTSMAATTFSIDTPLYIAGVVASRGVSGNWEWWSFGIAHVVMIYIFARMWRRSGVVTDAQLTEIRYGGSMAAILRAVKAFLFAVPINCIGIGYAMLAMVKVIDALELWQSLGIEPGENLKLWSVVGVSLFVLFYAGISGLWGVVATDFFQFFLGLFGAIAVAAIAVSHVGGIYELIPLVQEQTDTDILAFLPLNTETASLSLSTFGAYLLIQWWAFRRSDGGGEFIQRLLASKNEAEAEKAAWFFNILHYVVRTWPWILVALVALVVYPNLEDRELGYPKLMLDFLPPAMLGLVVASLLAAFMSTVSTSINWGASYLTNDLYLRFFRPESTQSELVLVGRMSSIMVTVLGAIAAFYAQDVATVFRLVIAIGTGPGLVLILRWFWWRINAAAELASMVGGFVVGLTTSVVPILTIQDFGLRLLVTAGISGICWIAAMLLTAPESDQTLDEFYRLVRPGGPGWRRQRSRTGLKPAQSLPQDLLKVSAAILLLFGAMFAVGGFLLLNQGVGWMSLIVAVAGAMMLRYVSKLRVAPMARPGLEDEL